From Oryzias latipes chromosome 18, ASM223467v1:
TACGTCTGAGCTAAGCAGGacaaagtgtaaacaaatggatcatgggaaatgaaaGCTGGCtcactctgcgccaacagtcctgatGGAACTTTAGGAGATGATGTGGCGGTTGTGAGGAATAGATCAGCATGGATCTCCACAAAAGAGAGCCAGAGTTTGTTTCTCCCgatgatccagaacaaatttttagtctgaatacacccaaccGCCCCCATGTTTGGGACCAGGAATCGCTCTCAGAGCGGTTATtagtttccaatcggactgagcttccgTTCGTTCTGAGTTCCCTCAGTCTGACTAGGCTCCGGTAGGAAGGAGGCATCATAAGCCGCAGACAAAGATGGAGCAACGataagacacagcaactcattgaaatatggtcggatgaatgcaggctcattagaATAACTCCAAACGATCTGGACCAaaattaacctttgtgctatcctaggcactttagcattggcagttgggtcatctagacccactagaccaagggtggccaaccctggtcctcaagagcctcaaccctgcctgttctccagctctccctggactgcttgatgctgatAACCTAAATTAGGTGTGTttagtcaatcaggatgtgaaatcacttgagtcagctaatcaacagcaagctggtgcgggagagctggaaaacaggcagggttgaggcttttgaggaccaggattggccactcctgcactagacagtgccctgaacctttttccttcaatgatttgtgatcttcactggtgtccatggattacatgaaatctttccacctttatccacctttgtcatggtagggagaacacgtcaatagaagggtggggtcatctaagataggacaagggttatgTGGATTCGGTCTGGACCAACAGACTTTTGCAGTCTGAATGCAccttatgtttgtttttgctggtTTTTAGACCTTAAACCTTAAAGTAAAACCAGGGCACTGGGAATCAGCCATGGTGGTACTTTTAAAttgctgcattggctccctgaaCATTTCAGGgctgattttaagattcttttagtGATTTATTAGTGTTTCAATTGTGTTGATGACCATTGAATGACCTTCTTATTAAAGTGATCTAAGTATGAGCTCTGACGGttcctgaggtcctctgatgcCGGCCTTTTAGTTTTCCCCTTAGTTGAGGACCAAATCTTATGGTGAAGCTTCGTTCTCATGACCCACCTTTTCAATTTTGCTTTCAGTTGATCCTATCtgcatttttattctattagttttgaatatacattattttatgtttttaattttatgcattttatcttgttctcaatttgatgtttttatatacatcttgGCTTTTcagagaaagtgatgaagaTGCTGCACTATTCAAGTCTGCTCAACATAAATCCTAAATGAGTTTTTCTAAATCCTGTTGAGACACGGCTATTTCGTCTTTATTACATACCGAAGGTGATAGACGGCCACCTTTGAATCAGCTTGTGGGGGTGGGCCCGGGATTTCTCAAACTCAAAACTGGTTAAAATTGAATGAGGACAGTAATGAGTGGGGCTGATTATCCTTGCCAAAGTACTTGTTCAATTCAACTTAGATTCACTAGAATATAATTTGATTCCCTTTATGGGTAAATattaatacgtttttttttttatttaattccaaAACCAATTTCCTTTGTAATGAGAAACCATTATCACTGAAGAAGAGCTCAACTTTCATTCATAATATCAGGAATTATTAAAAACTAAGGGAGGAGCTgggtttttgtctttaaataatgaaaattatACCTTAAAGGGAAGTTTAGCAACGGTTTTACCAATTTTGTGTCGTTTGAAGTGATGACTTATTTGATTGAGTTTTTATAAACCGAACACTGCTACCGTGAGTGGTTCATAATTATCTTGGTGTTTATGAATCTCTGTTGTGAGCCTCAGGTACACTTCGACCTGTGCGGCGCAGCTTCTACGACCTGACTTCGGCGCCAGGGCAGGGTTGGCTGTGGGAGTGGGAGAACGACTCTGGAAGTTGGACTCCGTACGATACGGAGGTGGGCATCGCCATTCAAGCGGCTCGGGATCGTCAGCAGCCCTGGCTGGACTTGGCCCCCCTGGGGTTCTGCTACCTTATTGACTTTGAAAGCATGACTCAAATCAACGGGCAGACCCAGCGCTGCCGGCGCATCCAGCGGCGTTCCGATCTGGCTTACCCACTCGTGTCTGGACCCTTACCCAAATCTCACCATGCCTGGGGCTCCACGTCTATGACTGGACATGGAGGAATCCTCGGGGTCGACGGGTCTGGTGTAAGCATGGGGATGAGGATGAGCAGTGGCGGGGCGGGCAACGGGAGTGCGTATCCCAGCGGAGCGCTCCCGGCTTCAGCCATCACGTCTTTGGGACAACCCTGTGCCTGTCAACAGTGCATGTTGGTGCTCGGTGTCAAAGCGGGTACCACCCAGGTGGGAACAGCTCACACTCTGGGGCGAAGGCCACCACAGATGAAGCCACCCAGCCCCAAATTAAGCAGTTACCCCGTCCCAGGAAGCTCTTACTCACTAACACTCCCCCGGcctccatctttgtcaagaTCTTTTTTCCCACAAAGGACGTCTGTTGTCGGGGCAACAGGTGGTTTCAGTGTCACTGGGATGGGAACATCTGGAGGTTTTGGTTTTATCGGCAATAGTGGTGTTGGGAGTGCCAGCCTTGGTCTCGGAGGGGGCTACAACCACTCGCTTTCTCTTCTCGGCCCAGCCACTGCCGCTCTTTCCATCTCCTCCACTCGTCCTCCACCCCCTCCTCTCCCGCCGCCTCCTCCCCCGCCTGCTCCCCCTTCCACTTTGCCCTCATCAGGTGCCACCTCTTCCCCTCACCCGTCTACTTCCTCCTCCCTCTCCATGCCCTGCCCTGTTTCCACAGCACCTGCCCCTCCCCTCATCTCCACAGCTGCCTCCACCTGTACACCTTCGCCTTCGGCCCGTGTTCTGGGTCCAGTTTCTTCATCTGGTGCTTCTGCCTGTGCCGCCCCTCTGCCACCTCGCTCCAGCCTCGCAGGACTGAGTCGTCCCGCTCTGCAACGCATCGCCATGGCTCAGTCAAGAGCACTTATCGCCTCTGGGTGAGTATCTGCTTAGCTCTTTTTGATTATGGGGTTTTCAGATTCGCCATGACGTTTTGGACCACCAGGCAGGAAAATTTGGCTAAAACTTTGATTTGAAACTGTGTTAGTTTGGCAGGAATGCTACTCTAAAAGGTGCCaaaggaacctttttttttattattcaaaagcgatgaaaagaaaataactgcatttgtcattatttttcaaaagatgTCTAAATGGTAGGATGCAGTATGGGCTCATAAAAGTCCTTCAATCTGCTTTATAGTTTTCTAAAAGTAAAACTAGCAATTTCCCAATCCAAAAAGGCCgcagatgattttaaaatgcaaagatgATTTATTTACTAGACAAAAACAGTTCTCCTCCACTTCATTTGGTACTTTAAAGTcaaggaaaaatgtatttttagacatttcttGTGTCACAACATCTACAAATCTATTAGGGGTCTATTGGTGGTGTTTTCGTGATAAGTGTTTAGTATATGTAGGCATCCTAGGAGCATCAGTACACCCAGTACCACCCACACCCCAtacgtgcagcatttgtgcgcaCATTGCGtccaccttactaatgactacaATGTTGCATAAGGTTACCGTCCCCTTTCCTCGTATGTCATAAGCGTGTGTAACTCACAAACACTTcacaatacatttaccacacgcacCATAAtcgtacgttccatttttattgGATTGGTCGTACCAGCCTCAAAAGGAACTGCGAGACACCCCTTCTCTCCATATAAGAAGCGGCCGCTCTtttctatgaccctccatgggcctggacaacccaaaaacccacagcacccatGCAGGTCAACTCCCCGTGACCATGGCTTTAGATTCATCCCATTTTTACTGCAAAACAGAAACCTAAAAAGGTCCGGATCTTGTAGCCCCCTTTACTCAGAGTTTATCCTTGTGAAAAAGCTTCCTAGGCTTGTTTTTGCaccatgaaaacaaatatcAGTCTTTGATAGAGAGCCAGCCAAACACTAATAAGTGTTCTCCTTGTATTTGTCGTGTCGGTGCTGAGGCACGGTCATTGTTGACTAACGAACAGCTTCAGTCTTGTGTAAAAGACATTCTCAGTTCCAACACTTACGTCAGACTAACTCTTCTTACCTTTGAACCAACATGTTCATCACACTCTGACATAATTCTTTGGTGGATTTTGGCTCTTGAATAGCCTTGTTCAACTGTGCATGATTGAGCTCATTTTTGCGCTGCTGCGTCACTTTGAAATCATCAGACATTTTCTTGAcggaaaataactttttgtgcATAGTTTTCAGTCAAAGCTTTTGAGGTTTTTGGAGCTTCAAGGAATCAGAAAATCGTGTAGTCCCTAGAGAAACTTTAAGGACTTTGGCTGTTGCTATAGCAACAATTGTTGGCTAATTTAAAGAACAAGAACAAAGTAGTGATGCCACAATTGCTAAACAAAAGTTTAAGGTCTAAAAGTAGAGTTCTAAGTTATTATATGGGTTACATTTTCAACTGAAAAAA
This genomic window contains:
- the LOC101160355 gene encoding E3 ubiquitin-protein ligase DTX1, giving the protein MLLASAVVVWEWLNEHGRWRPYSPAVCHHIEAVIRSDPRCGSVVLGQADSRLSPYIIELHSMHQFRQDTGTLRPVRRSFYDLTSAPGQGWLWEWENDSGSWTPYDTEVGIAIQAARDRQQPWLDLAPLGFCYLIDFESMTQINGQTQRCRRIQRRSDLAYPLVSGPLPKSHHAWGSTSMTGHGGILGVDGSGVSMGMRMSSGGAGNGSAYPSGALPASAITSLGQPCACQQCMLVLGVKAGTTQVGTAHTLGRRPPQMKPPSPKLSSYPVPGSSYSLTLPRPPSLSRSFFPQRTSVVGATGGFSVTGMGTSGGFGFIGNSGVGSASLGLGGGYNHSLSLLGPATAALSISSTRPPPPPLPPPPPPPAPPSTLPSSGATSSPHPSTSSSLSMPCPVSTAPAPPLISTAASTCTPSPSARVLGPVSSSGASACAAPLPPRSSLAGLSRPALQRIAMAQSRALIASGVPTVPVKNLNGSSPVHPALAGITGILMSAAGLPVCLTRPPKLVLHPPPVSKSDIKPVPGLGHCCRKTTKKQARKGKTPEEVVKRYLQKVRNLPEEDCTICMEPLVGPSGYKGPGVSGIFRAESVGRLAQCGHQYHLQCLVAMYNNGNKDGSLQCPTCKTIYGVKTGNQPPGKMEYHVIPHSLPGHPDCKTIRIIYNIPPGIQGPEHPNPGKPFTARGFPRHCYLPDSEKGRKVLRLLLVAWDRRLIFSVGTSSTTGESDTVIWNEVHHKTEFGSNLTGHGYPDPGHLDNVLEELRAQGITEEECLPRD